The Schistocerca americana isolate TAMUIC-IGC-003095 chromosome 5, iqSchAmer2.1, whole genome shotgun sequence genome includes a window with the following:
- the LOC124616268 gene encoding craniofacial development protein 2-like — protein MTIGTWNVRTLLDVNNYRPERRTALITQELARLDIDIAALSVTRLSGEGHISEVRSGYTIFWKGKDAGEPRIHGAGFAVKTKIVKDLRLTPVSINERLMTLRVPIGSDRFITFVSAYAPTLDSDEDTKNQFYHQLNSTLSKIPIQDKLILLGDFNARVGRDNRFWRDVMGKQGVGNCNANGLLLLGLCAEHELFISNTQFRLLNRYKTTWMHPRSKHWHLIDYVITRQRDKKDILITKAALNIDECWTDHRLLVSRLRVPKYRKPRSHFSNPPRRKFNISNLNNKNVRSHFQDILSEQLNKAPATTDDVEQEWTTLKNIIKETAENVVGCSARKRSDWFDDNHGEIQAIINAKRDAYLSLAQDPSCAEKKAHFLELKQKCQSEIRVIKNKWWQQKATELQNLSDARNLRGFYAGIKELYGPIRSSSGALKAADNSTILTETIFKEKTARYKEKTLEYT, from the coding sequence atgacaatagggacatggaatgtcaggaccctcctggacgtgaacaattacagaccagagagaagaactgctcttatcacccaagaactagcccgtctagatatagacatTGCTGCCTTGAGTGtgacaagactctcaggtgagggacacattagtgaggtacgttcagggtacaccatcttctggaagggaaaggatgcaggagaaccacgcatccatggtgcaggatttgccgtaaaaacgaaaatagtgaaagatcttcgacttacacctgtctcaattaatgaaagactgatgactcttagagtacccattggttcagacagattcatcaccttcgtctctgcatatgctcctactttagacagtgatgaagacacaaagaatcagttctaccaccaactgaacagtactctctctaaaatacccattcaagataaattaattttacttggtgatttcaatgccagagtgggaagggacaaccgtttttggagagatgtcatggggAAACAAGGGGTGGgcaactgcaatgcaaatgggttgctacttcttggtctgtgtgctgagcacgagcttttcatctccaatacccaattccgtttgcttaaccgctataagaccacatggatgcacccacgctccaaacattggcatcttatagactacgttattacgcgacagcgtgacaagaaagacattctcatcacaaaagcagcactaaacatcgatgagtgctggacggaccatagacttttagtcagccgtttgagagtaccaaagtatcgcaagccacgatcccacttttcaaacccaccacgcagaaaattcaacataagcaacctgaacaacaaaaatgttcgctcacacttccaagacatactgtccgaacaacttaacaaagctccagcaaccacagatgacgtcgaacaagaatggaccacattaaagaacatcatcaaagaaactgctgagaatgttgttggttgtagtgcacggaaaagaagtgactggtttgatgacaaccacggagaaatccaagccatcatcaatgcaaagcgggatgcttacctatcccttgctcaagatccatcctgcgcagaaaagaaagcacactttctagaactcaagcagaaatgtcaaagtgaaatacgagtaatcaagaacaaatggtggcaacagaaagccacagaactccaaaatctttctgatgcaaggaacctgcgtggcttttatgctggtattaaagagctgtatggacctatccgctcatcatcaggagcacttaaagctgctgacaactccaccattcttactgaaa